The Bubalus bubalis isolate 160015118507 breed Murrah chromosome 16, NDDB_SH_1, whole genome shotgun sequence genome window below encodes:
- the MADD gene encoding MAP kinase-activating death domain protein isoform X28, producing the protein MVQKKKSCPRLLDYLVIVGARHPSSDSVAQTPELLRRYPLEDHAEFPLPPDVVFFCQPEGCLSVRQRRMTLRDDTSFVFTLTDKDTGVTRYGICVNFYRSFQKRVPKEKGEAGPGSRGKEGPRAPCVSEEVGPKTSESGPSLQPPSADSTPDVSQSPRARRRAKAGSRSRNSTLTSLCVLSHYPFFSTFRECLYTLKRLVDCCSERLLGKKLGLPRGIQRDTVWRIFTGSLLVEEKSSALLHDLREIEAWIYRLLRSPVPVSGQKRVDIEVLPQELQQALTFALPDPSRFTLVDFPLHLPLELLGVDACLQVLTCILLEHKVVLQSRDYNALSMSVMAFVAMIYPLEYMFPVIPLLPTCMASAEQLLLAPTPYIIGVPASFFLYKLDFKMPDDVWLVDLDSNRVLAPTNAEVLPILPEPESLELKKHLKQALASMSLNTQPILNLEKFHEGQEIPLLLGRPSNDLQSTPSTEFNPLIYGNDVDSVDVATRVAMVRFFNSPNVLQGFQMHTRTLRLFPRPVVAFQAGSFLASRPRQTPFAEKLARTQAVEYFGEWILNPTNYAFQRIHNNMFDPALIGDKPKWYAHQLQPIHYRVYDSGSQLAEALSLPPERDSDSDPTDDSGSDSMDYDDSSSSYSSLGDFVSEMMKCDINGDTPNVDPLTHAALGDASEVAIDELQNQKEAEEPGLDGENSQENPPLRSSSSTTASSSPSTIIHGASSEPVDSAETDDKAAGGVPKSLPTVPPSMGKCSVDRHQTETGEGAQKLLRPNSLKLASDSDAESDSRASSPTSTVSNNSTEGFGGIMSFASSLYRNHSTSFSLSNLTLPTKGAREKSTPFPSLKGHRRALVDQKSSVIKHSPTVKREPPSPQGRASNSSENQQFLKEVVHSVLDGQGVGWLNMKKVRRLLESEQLRVFVLSKLNRTVQSEDEARQDVIPDVEVSRKVYKGMLDLLKCTVLSLEQSFAHAGLGGMASIFGLLEIAQTHYYSKEPDKRKRSPTESISTPVGKDPGLAGRGDPKAMAQLRVPQLGPLAPSAPGKSPKELDTRSLKEENFVASIGPEVIKPTFDLGETDEKKSQVSADSGVSLTSGSQRTDPDSVIGVSPTVMIRSSSQDSEVSTVVSNSSGETLGADSDLSSSAGDGPGGEGSAHLAGSRGTLSDSEIETNSATSAIFGKAHSLKPSVKEKLVGSPVRSSEDVSQRVYLYEGLLGRDKGSMWDQLEDAAMETFSISKERSTLWDQMQFWEDAFLDAVMLEREGMGMDQGPQEMIDRYLSLGEHDRKRLEDDEDRLLATLLHNLISYMLLMKVNKNDIRKKVRRLMGKSHIGLVYSQQINEVLDQLANLNGRDLSVRSSGSRHMKKQTFVVHAGTDTNGDIFFMEVCDDCVVLRSNIGTVYERWWYEKLINMTYCPKTKVLCLWRRNGSETQLNKFYTKKCRELYYCVKDSMERAAARQQSIKPGPELGGEFPVQDMKTGEGGLLQVTLEGINLKFMHNQERKVFIELNHIKKCNTVRGVFVLEEFVPEIKEVVSHKYKTPMAHEICYSVLCLFSYVAAVRSSEEDLRTPPRPVSS; encoded by the exons ATGGTGCAAAAGAAGAAGTCCTGTCCTCGGTTACTTGACTACCTGGTGATCGTAGGGGCCAG GCACCCGAGCAGTGACAGTGTGGCCCAGACTCCGGAACTGCTACGGCGGTACCCGCTAGAGGACCACGCGGAGTTTCCCCTGCCCCCAGATGTCGTGTTCTTCTGCCAGCCGGAGGGCTGCCTGAGCGTGCGGCAGCGGCGCATGACCCTGCGGGATGACACCTCTTTTGTCTTCACCCTCACGGACAAGGACACTGGCGTCACCCGATACGGCATCTGCGTCAACTTCTACCGCTCCTTCCAAAAGCGCGTGCCTAAGGAAAAGGGGGAGGCCGGGCCAGGGTCCAGGGGGAAGGAAGGGCCCCGAGCCCCCTGCGTCTCAGAGGAGGTGGGTCCCAAGACCTCGGAGAGCGGCCCATCCCTGCAGCCGCCCAGTGCCGACTCCACCCCGGACGTGAGCCAGTCTCCGCGGGCCAGACGTCGGGCCAAGGCGGGGAGCCGGTCTCGCAACAGCACGCTGACATCCCTGTGCGTGCTCAGCCACTACCCCTTCTTCTCCACCTTCCGCGAGTGTCTGTACACCCTCAAGCGTCTGGTGGACTGCTGCAGCGAGCGCCTGCTGGGCAAGAAACTGGGCCTCCCTCGAGGCATACAGAG GGACACCGTGTGGCGCATCTTTACTGGATCGTTGTTAGTGGAGGAGAAGTCAAGCGCCCTGCTGCATGACCTCCGGGAGATTGAGGCCTGGATCTACCGGTTGCTGCGCTCCCCAGTACCTGTCTCGGGGCAGAAGCGAGTGGACATTGAGGTCCTGCCCCAGGAACTCCAGCAGGCTCTGACCTTTGCTCTCCCAGACCCCTCTCGATTCACCCTAGTGGACTTCCCGCTGCACCTCCCCCTGGAGCTTCTGGGTGTGGACGCCTGTCTACAGGTGCTCACCTGCATCCTGTTAGAGCACAAG GTTGTGCTCCAGTCCCGAGACTACAATGCACTCTCCATGTCCGTGATGGCCTTTGTGGCGATGATCTACCCCTTGGAGTATATGTTTCCTGTTATCCCGCTGCTGCCCACCTGCATGGCGTCGGCAGAACAG CTGCTCTTGGCTCCAACACCATACATCATCGGGGTCCCTGCCAGCTTCTTCCTCTACAAACTGGACTTCAAAATGCCTGATGACGTGTGGCTAGTAGATCTGGACAGCAATAGG GTGCTTGCCCCCACTAATGCGGAAGTGCTGCCTATCCTGCCGGAGCCGGAATCGTTAGAGTTGAAGAAGCATTTGAAGCAG GCCCTCGCCAGCATGAGTCTCAACACCCAACCCATCCTCAATCTGGAGAAATTCCACGAGGGCCAGGAGATCCCCCTTCTCCTGGGAAGGCCTTCTAATGACCTGCAGTCCACACCTTCCACCGAGTTCAACCCGCTCATCTACGGCAATGATGTGGATTCGGTGGATGTTGCAACCAG AGTGGCCATGGTCCGTTTCTTCAACTCCCCCAACGTGCTGCAGGGCTTTCAGATGCACACACGTACCCTACGTCTCTTCCCCCGGCCCGTGGTGGCTTTCCAAGCCGGCTCCTTTCTAGCCTCACGCCCCCGGCAGACTCCTTTCGCCGAGAAACTGGCCAGGACTCAGGCCGTGGAATACTTTGGAGAATGGATCCTGAACCCCACCAACTACGCCTTCCAGCGGATTCACAACA ACATGTTCGATCCAGCTCTGATTGGCGACAAGCCCAAGTGGTATGCCCACCAGCTGCAGCCCATTCACTATCGAGTGTATGACAGCGGTTCCCAGCTGGCCGAGGCGCTGAGCCTGCCGCCCGAGCGAGACTCGGACTCGGACCCAACCGACGACAG CGGGAGTGACAGCATGGATTATGACGATTCAAGCTCTTCTTACTCTTCCCTTGGTGACTTTGTCAGCGAGATGATGAAATGCGATATCAACGGTGATACTCCTA ACGTGGACCCTCTGACACACGCAGCACTGGGAGATGCCAGCGAGGTGGCGATTGATGAGCTGCAGAAccagaaggaggcagaggaacCCGGCCTGGATGGCGAGAACTCCCAGGAAAACCCGCCCCTGCGCTCCAGCTCCAGCACCACCGCGAGCAGTAGCCCCAGCACCATCATCCACGGTGCCAGCTCT GAACCTGTCGACTCAGCGGAGACGGACGATAAGGCGGCAGGAGGCGTCCCCAAGTCCCTCCCCACCGTGCCTCCCAGCATGGGCAAGTGCAGCGTGGACAGACATCAGACAGAAACCGGAGAGGG GGCTCAAAAGCTGCTGCGGCCCAACAGCTTGAAACTGGCAAGTGACTCAGACGCAGAGTCGGACTCTCGAGCGAGCTCGCCCACCTCCACTGTCTCCAACAACAGCACGGAGGGCTTCGGGGGCATCATGTCTTTCGCCA GCAGCCTGTATCGGAACCACAGCACCAGCTTCAGCCTTTCGAACCTCACGCTGCCCACCAAAGGAGCCCGAGAGAAGAGCACGCCCTTCCCCAGTCTGAAAG GGCACAGGCGGGCCTTGGTGGACCAGAAGTCGTCCGTCATTAAACACAGCCCGACCGTGAAGAGAGAGCCCCCATCACCCCAGGGCCGAGCCAGCAACTCTAG TGAGAACCAGCAGTTCCTGAAGGAGGTGGTGCACAGCGTGCTGGACGGCCAGGGCGTCGGCTGGCTCAACATGAAGAAGGTGCGGCGGCTGCTGGAGAGCGAGCAGCTGCGCGTCTTCGTCCTGAGCAAGCTGAACCGCACGGTGCAGTCCGAGGATGAGGCCCGGCAGGACGTCATCCCCGACGTG GAGGTCAGCCGGAAGGTGTACAAGGGCATGTTGGATCTGCTCAAGTGCACGGTCCTCAGTCTGGAGCAGTCCTTCGCCCACGCCGGCCTGGGTGGCATGGCCAGCATCTTCGGGCTTCTGGAGATCGCCCAGACCCACTACTACAGTAAAG AACCAGACAAGCGGAAGAGAAGTCCCACGGAGAGCATCAGTACACCAGTCGGCAAGGATCCTGGCCTGGCTGGGCGGGGGGACCCAAAGGCCATGGCACAGCTGAGGGTCCCCCAGCTGGGACCTCTGGCACCAAGTGCCCCAGGAAAGAGTCCCAAGGAACTGGACACCAGAAGTCTAAAGGAAGAGAACTTTGTGGCATCTATCG GGCCTGAAGTAATCAAACCCACCTTTGACCTTGGTGAGACCGACGAGAAAAAGTCCCAGGTCAGCGCAGACAGTGGTGTGAGCCTGACATCTGGTTCCCAG AGGACCGATCCAGACTCTGTCATCGGTGTGAGTCCCACTGTGATGATCCGAAGCTCAAGTCAGGACTCTGAAGTTAGCACCGTG GTGAGCAACAGCTCCGGAGAGACCCTGGGAGCAGACAGCGACCTCAGCAGCAGTGCGGGCGATGGCCCAGGCGGCGAGGGCAGCGCCCACTTGGCAGGCTCTCGGGGCACCTTGTCTGACAGCGAGATCGAGACCAACTCTGCCACCAGTGCCATCTTT GGTAAAGCCCATAGCTTGAAGCCAAGTGTGAAGGAGAAGCTGGTGGGCAGCCCAGTTCGCTCTTCTGAAGACGTCAGCCAGCGAGTCTACCTCTACGAGGGACTCCTAG GAAGGGACAAAGGATCGATGTGGGACCAGTTAGAGGACGCTGCTATGGAGACCTTTTCTATAA GCAAAGAGCGTTCTACTTTATGGGACCAAATGCAGTTCTGGGAAGACGCGTTCCTAGATGCCGTGATGTTGGAGAGAGAAGGAATGGGCATGGACCAGGGTCCCCAGGAAATGATAGACAG GTACCTGTCCCTGGGAGAACACGACCGGAAGCGCCTGGAGGACGATGAAGACCGTCTGCTGGCCACACTCTTGCACAACCTCATCTCGTACATGCTGCTGATGAAG GTAAATAAGAATGACATCCGGAAGAAGGTGAGGCGCCTGATGGGAAAGTCCCATATTGGGCTTGTGTACAGTCAGCAAATCAATGAAGTCCTTGACCAGCTGGCTAACCTG AATGGACGAGATCTCTCCGTCCGGTCCAGTGGCAGCCGGCACATGAAGAAGCAGACATTCGTGGTACATGCAGGGACAGACACGAATGGAGATATCTTTTTCATGGAG GTGTGTGACGACTGCGTGGTGCTGCGCAGTAACATCGGGACGGTGTACGAGCGCTGGTGGTACGAGAAACTCATCAACATGACCTACTGCCCCAAGACCAAGGTGCTGTGTTTGTGGCGCAGAAATGGCTCCGAGACCCAGCTCAACAAGTTCTACACTAAGAAG TGTCGGGAGCTGTACTACTGCGTGAAGGACAGCATGGAGCGCGCCGCCGCCCGCCAGCAGAGCATCAAGCCGG GGCCGGAACTGGGTGGCGAGTTCCCCGTGCAGGACATGAAGACTGGCGAGGGGGGCTTGCTGCAGGTCACCCTCGAAGGGATCAACCTCAAGTTCATGCACAACCAG GAGCGGAAG GTTTTCATAGAGCTGAATCACATTAAAAAGTGCAATACAGTCCGAGGCGTCTTTGTCCTGGAGGAATTTG
- the MADD gene encoding MAP kinase-activating death domain protein isoform X43, protein MVQKKKSCPRLLDYLVIVGARHPSSDSVAQTPELLRRYPLEDHAEFPLPPDVVFFCQPEGCLSVRQRRMTLRDDTSFVFTLTDKDTGVTRYGICVNFYRSFQKRVPKEKGEAGPGSRGKEGPRAPCVSEEVGPKTSESGPSLQPPSADSTPDVSQSPRARRRAKAGSRSRNSTLTSLCVLSHYPFFSTFRECLYTLKRLVDCCSERLLGKKLGLPRGIQRDTVWRIFTGSLLVEEKSSALLHDLREIEAWIYRLLRSPVPVSGQKRVDIEVLPQELQQALTFALPDPSRFTLVDFPLHLPLELLGVDACLQVLTCILLEHKVVLQSRDYNALSMSVMAFVAMIYPLEYMFPVIPLLPTCMASAEQLLLAPTPYIIGVPASFFLYKLDFKMPDDVWLVDLDSNRVLAPTNAEVLPILPEPESLELKKHLKQALASMSLNTQPILNLEKFHEGQEIPLLLGRPSNDLQSTPSTEFNPLIYGNDVDSVDVATRVAMVRFFNSPNVLQGFQMHTRTLRLFPRPVVAFQAGSFLASRPRQTPFAEKLARTQAVEYFGEWILNPTNYAFQRIHNNMFDPALIGDKPKWYAHQLQPIHYRVYDSGSQLAEALSLPPERDSDSDPTDDSGSDSMDYDDSSSSYSSLGDFVSEMMKCDINGDTPNVDPLTHAALGDASEVAIDELQNQKEAEEPGLDGENSQENPPLRSSSSTTASSSPSTIIHGASSEPVDSAETDDKAAGGVPKSLPTVPPSMGKCSVDRHQTETGEGAQKLLRPNSLKLASDSDAESDSRASSPTSTVSNNSTEGFGGIMSFASSLYRNHSTSFSLSNLTLPTKGAREKSTPFPSLKGHRRALVDQKSSVIKHSPTVKREPPSPQGRASNSSENQQFLKEVVHSVLDGQGVGWLNMKKVRRLLESEQLRVFVLSKLNRTVQSEDEARQDVIPDVEVSRKVYKGMLDLLKCTVLSLEQSFAHAGLGGMASIFGLLEIAQTHYYSKEPDKRKRSPTESISTPVGKDPGLAGRGDPKAMAQLRVPQLGPLAPSAPGKSPKELDTRSLKEENFVASIELWSKHQEVKKQKALEKQRPEVIKPTFDLGETDEKKSQVSADSGVSLTSGSQRTDPDSVIGVSPTVMIRSSSQDSEVSTVSNSSGETLGADSDLSSSAGDGPGGEGSAHLAGSRGTLSDSEIETNSATSAIFGKAHSLKPSVKEKLVGSPVRSSEDVSQRVYLYEGLLGRDKGSMWDQLEDAAMETFSISKERSTLWDQMQFWEDAFLDAVMLEREGMGMDQGPQEMIDRYLSLGEHDRKRLEDDEDRLLATLLHNLISYMLLMKVNKNDIRKKVRRLMGKSHIGLVYSQQINEVLDQLANLNGRDLSVRSSGSRHMKKQTFVVHAGTDTNGDIFFMEVCDDCVVLRSNIGTVYERWWYEKLINMTYCPKTKVLCLWRRNGSETQLNKFYTKKCRELYYCVKDSMERAAARQQSIKPGPELGGEFPVQDMKTGEGGLLQVTLEGINLKFMHNQERKVFIELNHIKKCNTVRGVFVLEEFVPEIKEVVSHKYKTPMAHEICYSVLCLFSYVAAVRSSEEDLRTPPRPVSS, encoded by the exons ATGGTGCAAAAGAAGAAGTCCTGTCCTCGGTTACTTGACTACCTGGTGATCGTAGGGGCCAG GCACCCGAGCAGTGACAGTGTGGCCCAGACTCCGGAACTGCTACGGCGGTACCCGCTAGAGGACCACGCGGAGTTTCCCCTGCCCCCAGATGTCGTGTTCTTCTGCCAGCCGGAGGGCTGCCTGAGCGTGCGGCAGCGGCGCATGACCCTGCGGGATGACACCTCTTTTGTCTTCACCCTCACGGACAAGGACACTGGCGTCACCCGATACGGCATCTGCGTCAACTTCTACCGCTCCTTCCAAAAGCGCGTGCCTAAGGAAAAGGGGGAGGCCGGGCCAGGGTCCAGGGGGAAGGAAGGGCCCCGAGCCCCCTGCGTCTCAGAGGAGGTGGGTCCCAAGACCTCGGAGAGCGGCCCATCCCTGCAGCCGCCCAGTGCCGACTCCACCCCGGACGTGAGCCAGTCTCCGCGGGCCAGACGTCGGGCCAAGGCGGGGAGCCGGTCTCGCAACAGCACGCTGACATCCCTGTGCGTGCTCAGCCACTACCCCTTCTTCTCCACCTTCCGCGAGTGTCTGTACACCCTCAAGCGTCTGGTGGACTGCTGCAGCGAGCGCCTGCTGGGCAAGAAACTGGGCCTCCCTCGAGGCATACAGAG GGACACCGTGTGGCGCATCTTTACTGGATCGTTGTTAGTGGAGGAGAAGTCAAGCGCCCTGCTGCATGACCTCCGGGAGATTGAGGCCTGGATCTACCGGTTGCTGCGCTCCCCAGTACCTGTCTCGGGGCAGAAGCGAGTGGACATTGAGGTCCTGCCCCAGGAACTCCAGCAGGCTCTGACCTTTGCTCTCCCAGACCCCTCTCGATTCACCCTAGTGGACTTCCCGCTGCACCTCCCCCTGGAGCTTCTGGGTGTGGACGCCTGTCTACAGGTGCTCACCTGCATCCTGTTAGAGCACAAG GTTGTGCTCCAGTCCCGAGACTACAATGCACTCTCCATGTCCGTGATGGCCTTTGTGGCGATGATCTACCCCTTGGAGTATATGTTTCCTGTTATCCCGCTGCTGCCCACCTGCATGGCGTCGGCAGAACAG CTGCTCTTGGCTCCAACACCATACATCATCGGGGTCCCTGCCAGCTTCTTCCTCTACAAACTGGACTTCAAAATGCCTGATGACGTGTGGCTAGTAGATCTGGACAGCAATAGG GTGCTTGCCCCCACTAATGCGGAAGTGCTGCCTATCCTGCCGGAGCCGGAATCGTTAGAGTTGAAGAAGCATTTGAAGCAG GCCCTCGCCAGCATGAGTCTCAACACCCAACCCATCCTCAATCTGGAGAAATTCCACGAGGGCCAGGAGATCCCCCTTCTCCTGGGAAGGCCTTCTAATGACCTGCAGTCCACACCTTCCACCGAGTTCAACCCGCTCATCTACGGCAATGATGTGGATTCGGTGGATGTTGCAACCAG AGTGGCCATGGTCCGTTTCTTCAACTCCCCCAACGTGCTGCAGGGCTTTCAGATGCACACACGTACCCTACGTCTCTTCCCCCGGCCCGTGGTGGCTTTCCAAGCCGGCTCCTTTCTAGCCTCACGCCCCCGGCAGACTCCTTTCGCCGAGAAACTGGCCAGGACTCAGGCCGTGGAATACTTTGGAGAATGGATCCTGAACCCCACCAACTACGCCTTCCAGCGGATTCACAACA ACATGTTCGATCCAGCTCTGATTGGCGACAAGCCCAAGTGGTATGCCCACCAGCTGCAGCCCATTCACTATCGAGTGTATGACAGCGGTTCCCAGCTGGCCGAGGCGCTGAGCCTGCCGCCCGAGCGAGACTCGGACTCGGACCCAACCGACGACAG CGGGAGTGACAGCATGGATTATGACGATTCAAGCTCTTCTTACTCTTCCCTTGGTGACTTTGTCAGCGAGATGATGAAATGCGATATCAACGGTGATACTCCTA ACGTGGACCCTCTGACACACGCAGCACTGGGAGATGCCAGCGAGGTGGCGATTGATGAGCTGCAGAAccagaaggaggcagaggaacCCGGCCTGGATGGCGAGAACTCCCAGGAAAACCCGCCCCTGCGCTCCAGCTCCAGCACCACCGCGAGCAGTAGCCCCAGCACCATCATCCACGGTGCCAGCTCT GAACCTGTCGACTCAGCGGAGACGGACGATAAGGCGGCAGGAGGCGTCCCCAAGTCCCTCCCCACCGTGCCTCCCAGCATGGGCAAGTGCAGCGTGGACAGACATCAGACAGAAACCGGAGAGGG GGCTCAAAAGCTGCTGCGGCCCAACAGCTTGAAACTGGCAAGTGACTCAGACGCAGAGTCGGACTCTCGAGCGAGCTCGCCCACCTCCACTGTCTCCAACAACAGCACGGAGGGCTTCGGGGGCATCATGTCTTTCGCCA GCAGCCTGTATCGGAACCACAGCACCAGCTTCAGCCTTTCGAACCTCACGCTGCCCACCAAAGGAGCCCGAGAGAAGAGCACGCCCTTCCCCAGTCTGAAAG GGCACAGGCGGGCCTTGGTGGACCAGAAGTCGTCCGTCATTAAACACAGCCCGACCGTGAAGAGAGAGCCCCCATCACCCCAGGGCCGAGCCAGCAACTCTAG TGAGAACCAGCAGTTCCTGAAGGAGGTGGTGCACAGCGTGCTGGACGGCCAGGGCGTCGGCTGGCTCAACATGAAGAAGGTGCGGCGGCTGCTGGAGAGCGAGCAGCTGCGCGTCTTCGTCCTGAGCAAGCTGAACCGCACGGTGCAGTCCGAGGATGAGGCCCGGCAGGACGTCATCCCCGACGTG GAGGTCAGCCGGAAGGTGTACAAGGGCATGTTGGATCTGCTCAAGTGCACGGTCCTCAGTCTGGAGCAGTCCTTCGCCCACGCCGGCCTGGGTGGCATGGCCAGCATCTTCGGGCTTCTGGAGATCGCCCAGACCCACTACTACAGTAAAG AACCAGACAAGCGGAAGAGAAGTCCCACGGAGAGCATCAGTACACCAGTCGGCAAGGATCCTGGCCTGGCTGGGCGGGGGGACCCAAAGGCCATGGCACAGCTGAGGGTCCCCCAGCTGGGACCTCTGGCACCAAGTGCCCCAGGAAAGAGTCCCAAGGAACTGGACACCAGAAGTCTAAAGGAAGAGAACTTTGTGGCATCTATCG AATTGTGGAGCAAGCACCaggaagtgaaaaagcaaaaagctTTGGAAAAACAGA GGCCTGAAGTAATCAAACCCACCTTTGACCTTGGTGAGACCGACGAGAAAAAGTCCCAGGTCAGCGCAGACAGTGGTGTGAGCCTGACATCTGGTTCCCAG AGGACCGATCCAGACTCTGTCATCGGTGTGAGTCCCACTGTGATGATCCGAAGCTCAAGTCAGGACTCTGAAGTTAGCACC GTGAGCAACAGCTCCGGAGAGACCCTGGGAGCAGACAGCGACCTCAGCAGCAGTGCGGGCGATGGCCCAGGCGGCGAGGGCAGCGCCCACTTGGCAGGCTCTCGGGGCACCTTGTCTGACAGCGAGATCGAGACCAACTCTGCCACCAGTGCCATCTTT GGTAAAGCCCATAGCTTGAAGCCAAGTGTGAAGGAGAAGCTGGTGGGCAGCCCAGTTCGCTCTTCTGAAGACGTCAGCCAGCGAGTCTACCTCTACGAGGGACTCCTAG GAAGGGACAAAGGATCGATGTGGGACCAGTTAGAGGACGCTGCTATGGAGACCTTTTCTATAA GCAAAGAGCGTTCTACTTTATGGGACCAAATGCAGTTCTGGGAAGACGCGTTCCTAGATGCCGTGATGTTGGAGAGAGAAGGAATGGGCATGGACCAGGGTCCCCAGGAAATGATAGACAG GTACCTGTCCCTGGGAGAACACGACCGGAAGCGCCTGGAGGACGATGAAGACCGTCTGCTGGCCACACTCTTGCACAACCTCATCTCGTACATGCTGCTGATGAAG GTAAATAAGAATGACATCCGGAAGAAGGTGAGGCGCCTGATGGGAAAGTCCCATATTGGGCTTGTGTACAGTCAGCAAATCAATGAAGTCCTTGACCAGCTGGCTAACCTG AATGGACGAGATCTCTCCGTCCGGTCCAGTGGCAGCCGGCACATGAAGAAGCAGACATTCGTGGTACATGCAGGGACAGACACGAATGGAGATATCTTTTTCATGGAG GTGTGTGACGACTGCGTGGTGCTGCGCAGTAACATCGGGACGGTGTACGAGCGCTGGTGGTACGAGAAACTCATCAACATGACCTACTGCCCCAAGACCAAGGTGCTGTGTTTGTGGCGCAGAAATGGCTCCGAGACCCAGCTCAACAAGTTCTACACTAAGAAG TGTCGGGAGCTGTACTACTGCGTGAAGGACAGCATGGAGCGCGCCGCCGCCCGCCAGCAGAGCATCAAGCCGG GGCCGGAACTGGGTGGCGAGTTCCCCGTGCAGGACATGAAGACTGGCGAGGGGGGCTTGCTGCAGGTCACCCTCGAAGGGATCAACCTCAAGTTCATGCACAACCAG GAGCGGAAG GTTTTCATAGAGCTGAATCACATTAAAAAGTGCAATACAGTCCGAGGCGTCTTTGTCCTGGAGGAATTTG